In Harmonia axyridis chromosome 6, icHarAxyr1.1, whole genome shotgun sequence, a single window of DNA contains:
- the LOC123683226 gene encoding uncharacterized protein LOC123683226 yields MGYQNKPVAKWQKAVADWRSKVKGKAASIKRGLSQTGGDGPSCVLNENELRLLAIIGTIAVIGVTEVERGIVQEEIPTTSSNEEKENISLSPPPLMPLLMSGCGEKRELLEDGPKKPSRKIGQWRKKNRQTI; encoded by the exons ATGGGTTACCAAAATAAACCTGTAGCAAAATGGCAAAAG GCTGTTGCGGATTGGAGGTCCAAAGTTAAAGGGAAGGCAGCATCCATCAAAAGGGGGTTGTCTCAAACAGGTGGAGATGGACCTTCATGTGTACTGAATGAGAATGAGTTGAGACTACTAGCCATAATAGGGACAATAGCTGTTATAGGTGTAACAGAGGTTGAAAGAGGAATT GTCCAAGAAGAAATACCGACAACTTCTTCAAATGAAGAgaaggaaaatatttcattatcgcCACCGCCACTTATGCCTCTATTGATGAGTGGTTGTGGCGAGAAGAGAGAATTATTGGAGGATGGGCCAAAAAAACCGTCAAGAAAAATAGGacaatggagaaaaaaaaaccgCCAAACAATATAA